From a region of the Listeria monocytogenes ATCC 19117 genome:
- a CDS encoding DEAD/DEAH box helicase: MDIFPGRLYQEREIESKEGLREVVAIESNKCFRCGNTDVQLFGKMSCALCKREDCIYCRNCIVMGRVNSCQKLYYQHARLLLETKEVLLRWEGALSAGQRKASNAIVVNLKAKTDMLLWAVAGSGKTEMMFEGMDWALRQGFRICVASPRVDVCLELLPRLKEAFPSIDIVCLYGDSKDNYQGEQFVIATTHQLIRFYEAFQVIFIDEVDAFPYAKDPFLEYAVMKARTKEGSTIIITATPEKKWQEECVRGKRNFVKIPGRYHRKKLPVPRTCWIGPWKKNLAKGKITPKLIQWMNDVKKKDQPALIFFPEIDAMNKFANALENKGYASPVTVHSADELRKEKVEWLRKGKIKLLLTTTILERGVTFTDVQVAVFGSEARIFTEAALVQISGRAGRKLSHPTGDVCFFHYGKTIEMKQAISHIQKMNQQGVIEGMLDD, translated from the coding sequence ATGGACATCTTCCCGGGAAGGCTTTATCAAGAACGTGAAATAGAGAGTAAAGAGGGCTTAAGAGAAGTAGTAGCAATAGAATCAAACAAATGCTTTCGATGTGGAAATACGGATGTGCAGTTATTTGGCAAAATGTCCTGTGCATTATGTAAGAGAGAGGATTGTATTTATTGCAGAAATTGCATTGTGATGGGACGAGTAAATAGTTGCCAAAAATTATACTATCAACATGCTAGGTTATTACTAGAAACAAAGGAAGTATTATTGAGGTGGGAAGGAGCTTTGTCAGCGGGACAGCGAAAAGCATCCAACGCGATAGTCGTTAATTTAAAAGCAAAAACGGATATGTTGCTATGGGCAGTTGCCGGATCTGGAAAAACGGAGATGATGTTTGAAGGAATGGACTGGGCTTTGCGACAAGGCTTTAGAATTTGTGTTGCTTCTCCGAGAGTGGATGTTTGTTTAGAGCTTCTTCCACGTTTAAAAGAAGCTTTCCCTAGCATAGATATTGTTTGTCTATATGGAGACTCAAAAGATAACTACCAAGGAGAGCAGTTCGTGATAGCGACGACCCATCAGCTTATTCGCTTTTATGAAGCGTTTCAAGTTATTTTTATTGATGAAGTAGATGCATTTCCTTATGCGAAAGATCCTTTTTTAGAATATGCCGTTATGAAAGCCAGAACAAAAGAAGGTTCAACAATAATAATCACAGCAACCCCAGAGAAAAAGTGGCAAGAAGAGTGTGTAAGAGGAAAACGTAATTTTGTGAAAATTCCCGGACGATATCACCGAAAGAAACTGCCTGTGCCGAGAACGTGCTGGATTGGCCCGTGGAAAAAGAATCTAGCTAAAGGGAAAATAACTCCTAAGCTTATCCAGTGGATGAATGATGTGAAGAAGAAAGATCAGCCGGCTTTAATTTTCTTTCCAGAAATTGATGCTATGAATAAATTTGCAAATGCACTTGAAAATAAAGGCTATGCCAGCCCAGTGACAGTTCATTCAGCCGATGAATTGCGTAAAGAGAAAGTGGAATGGCTACGAAAAGGGAAAATCAAGCTGTTATTAACAACTACAATTTTAGAGAGAGGTGTTACTTTTACAGATGTGCAAGTAGCGGTGTTTGGAAGTGAAGCTCGTATTTTTACGGAAGCTGCTTTAGTTCAAATTTCAGGAAGGGCAGGTAGGAAATTATCTCATCCGACTGGAGACGTTTGCTTTTTTCATTACGG
- a CDS encoding DegV family protein encodes MNEKIAVVTDSTTYLPNEVKEQLRINVVPLSVIIDGKSYREGEELSAADFYRKVKEAENFPTSSQPAPGDFIHLFEQLKEQGFDTVISIHLSSGISGTFQNAASAGELIEGLNVVAYDSELSCMAQGMFVVKAAEMALANEPLDQIIQKLDKIKQAQDAYFMVDDLNNLQRGGRLNGAQALVGSLLQIKPILHFNDKQIVLFEKVRTQKKALKRIEDILQKAVQNKTAEKAYVIHGNDLAKGEAWLAQLEAKFPEVTFELSYFGPVIGTHLGEGALGLTWSIK; translated from the coding sequence ATGAACGAAAAAATAGCAGTGGTTACTGACAGCACAACTTATTTGCCAAATGAAGTGAAAGAGCAGCTACGAATTAATGTCGTGCCACTTTCTGTAATAATTGACGGAAAATCTTATCGTGAAGGTGAGGAGTTATCTGCGGCTGATTTTTACAGAAAAGTAAAAGAAGCTGAGAATTTCCCAACTTCCTCTCAACCTGCCCCAGGAGATTTCATTCACTTGTTCGAACAGCTGAAAGAACAAGGTTTTGATACTGTAATTAGTATTCATCTATCAAGCGGTATTAGTGGAACGTTTCAGAATGCGGCTTCAGCAGGAGAGTTAATTGAGGGGCTAAATGTCGTCGCTTATGATTCTGAGCTTTCTTGCATGGCGCAAGGAATGTTTGTAGTTAAAGCAGCTGAAATGGCTTTGGCAAATGAGCCGCTGGACCAGATTATCCAAAAACTAGATAAAATAAAACAGGCACAAGATGCTTATTTTATGGTAGATGATTTAAATAATTTACAGCGTGGCGGCCGTTTGAATGGAGCACAAGCCCTTGTTGGTAGCTTGCTTCAAATTAAACCGATTCTTCATTTTAATGATAAACAAATTGTCCTCTTTGAAAAGGTTAGAACGCAAAAAAAGGCATTGAAACGAATTGAAGATATTCTTCAAAAAGCCGTTCAAAACAAAACGGCAGAAAAAGCTTATGTCATTCATGGCAATGATCTAGCGAAGGGTGAAGCATGGCTTGCACAACTAGAAGCGAAATTCCCAGAAGTAACATTTGAATTAAGTTATTTTGGTCCAGTCATTGGAACTCATTTGGGTGAAGGTGCGCTTGGCTTAACTTGGTCAATAAAATAA
- the degU gene encoding two-component system response regulator DegU, with the protein MALKIMIVDDHQLFREGIKRILELEDSFEVVAEAENGKNIVAKVREYKPDIVLMDINMPTVNGLDATEMLVRQFPSIKVIVLTIHDTDEYVTEALRAGAVGYLLKEMDAHELVEAVKIVDNGGAYIHPRVAIKLIREYRHLASTNTSQGVYGYQQPEVKMPLHILTHRECEVLQLLTDGKSNRGIGETLFISEKTVKNHVSSILQKMKVNDRTQAVVTAIKHGWVYIR; encoded by the coding sequence ATGGCACTCAAAATCATGATTGTAGATGATCATCAGTTGTTTCGCGAAGGTATCAAGCGAATTTTAGAGTTGGAAGATTCTTTTGAGGTCGTAGCGGAAGCTGAAAATGGTAAAAATATCGTAGCAAAAGTTCGCGAATATAAACCAGATATTGTTTTAATGGATATTAATATGCCAACTGTCAACGGACTAGATGCAACTGAAATGCTAGTACGTCAATTTCCTAGCATCAAAGTAATCGTCTTGACTATTCATGATACAGATGAATATGTAACAGAAGCGCTTAGAGCTGGAGCAGTCGGTTATTTATTAAAAGAAATGGATGCCCATGAACTTGTAGAAGCTGTAAAAATTGTTGATAATGGAGGCGCGTATATTCATCCACGTGTAGCGATTAAATTAATTCGTGAATACCGCCATTTAGCAAGCACTAACACTTCTCAAGGTGTTTATGGCTACCAACAACCTGAAGTCAAAATGCCACTACACATCTTAACGCATAGAGAGTGCGAGGTATTGCAACTTCTTACCGATGGAAAAAGTAACCGCGGAATTGGGGAGACACTTTTCATTAGTGAAAAAACAGTAAAAAACCATGTAAGTAGTATTTTACAAAAAATGAAAGTGAATGATAGGACTCAAGCGGTGGTAACGGCAATCAAGCACGGCTGGGTATATATTCGCTAA
- a CDS encoding YigZ family protein, whose translation MLDHYLTIHSDGKHEIIIEKSRFICHIKRATTETEAQTFIQEIKKEHRDATHNCSAYIIGENDQYQKAHDDGEPSGTAGVPMLEVLKKKSLKNVAVVVTRYFGGTKLGAGGLVRAYGNAVSEAIQAIGIVECKLATIVECSFAYPLLGKIENALELKAYQIDKKEFTEKVVLHIFVDNDELQDFFNWITEISNGQLEYKEGPQKYREKDVT comes from the coding sequence ATGTTGGATCATTATTTAACCATCCATAGCGATGGAAAACACGAAATAATTATTGAAAAGTCCCGCTTTATCTGCCACATTAAGCGAGCTACAACAGAAACTGAAGCACAAACCTTTATTCAAGAAATCAAAAAAGAGCATCGTGATGCTACCCATAATTGTTCTGCTTATATTATAGGAGAAAATGACCAATATCAAAAAGCGCATGACGACGGAGAACCAAGTGGAACAGCTGGCGTTCCAATGCTAGAGGTCTTAAAAAAGAAGTCTTTAAAAAATGTTGCTGTTGTAGTTACTCGTTATTTTGGAGGAACAAAACTAGGTGCAGGCGGCTTAGTCCGCGCATATGGTAATGCTGTTAGTGAAGCTATTCAAGCAATCGGTATTGTCGAATGCAAACTAGCCACTATTGTTGAATGCTCTTTTGCTTATCCACTTTTAGGAAAAATCGAAAATGCGCTTGAACTAAAAGCATATCAAATCGACAAAAAAGAGTTCACTGAAAAAGTAGTACTTCATATTTTTGTTGATAACGACGAACTGCAAGATTTTTTCAACTGGATCACTGAGATTTCAAATGGACAACTTGAATATAAAGAAGGACCACAAAAATATAGAGAAAAGGATGTCACTTAG
- a CDS encoding GNAT family N-acetyltransferase, with product MSTNVFIQLPDTILTKRTILKKTSIADATTLFDIWSDDEVAQFMNIEKFSTILQAEEMIQAIENEPNACRYTIFTTDDSLHAIGSLGINDINKTNQTIEIGYELAKSHWRQGFMFEILTTFLTTVKPYLPYKVLTAKVLPDNVASIKLLKKLGFELTTTGQELDLHSGRICEISNYRMLLK from the coding sequence ATGTCCACAAACGTATTTATCCAATTACCAGATACTATTCTTACTAAACGAACTATATTAAAAAAAACCTCTATTGCAGATGCTACTACATTATTTGATATTTGGTCTGATGATGAGGTAGCTCAGTTTATGAACATCGAAAAATTCTCTACTATTCTTCAAGCAGAAGAAATGATTCAAGCAATTGAAAATGAACCAAATGCTTGCAGATACACCATTTTCACAACTGATGATTCTTTACATGCAATTGGTTCGCTTGGAATTAATGATATTAACAAAACGAACCAGACAATCGAAATTGGCTATGAACTAGCAAAAAGTCATTGGCGCCAAGGTTTTATGTTTGAAATTTTGACAACATTTTTAACCACTGTAAAGCCCTATCTTCCCTATAAAGTGCTTACAGCAAAAGTTCTACCAGATAATGTAGCTTCAATCAAACTACTGAAAAAGCTTGGTTTTGAGCTTACCACAACTGGGCAAGAACTAGATTTACATTCTGGTAGGATTTGTGAAATCAGTAATTATCGAATGCTACTGAAATAG
- a CDS encoding LCP family protein, giving the protein MSKGTDDSRRSSKKYKRRRKILFWILIPVMCLVLAGVGYGTYLFSKTKLAADNSYDNVRNGKASTLRTNDIEPIKDSFSILIIGVDTSSTRAENGNPRSDSLILATFNVKDSRIEMTSIPRDSYVHIEDSAKDIDKYTKINAAHAYGGPELTMKTVEEEFKIPIDYYVRFDFDAFLKIVDALDGIDVDVPVDFTEQDSKDNAGAITLKKGPQHLNAEQALALARTRHIDSDIERGKRQQLIIKSIVSEATSISSVSKYSDIIEVVGDNMKTNLTFNQMLSIAKYGMTNKIDIKSLNLKGDSNPMDGIYYYKLDESSVQSISNEFADELGIKQPFPGAAPYSDESSNTTSTSN; this is encoded by the coding sequence ATGAGTAAAGGCACTGATGATAGCCGAAGAAGCAGCAAGAAATACAAACGTAGAAGAAAAATTTTATTCTGGATTCTAATTCCTGTAATGTGCTTAGTACTTGCAGGTGTCGGATACGGCACTTATCTTTTTAGTAAAACAAAACTCGCAGCAGATAACTCTTATGATAATGTAAGGAACGGAAAAGCCTCTACACTTCGAACAAATGACATTGAACCTATAAAAGATAGTTTTTCTATTTTAATTATTGGTGTTGATACCAGCTCTACACGGGCCGAAAATGGTAACCCTCGAAGCGATTCACTAATCTTAGCAACATTTAATGTCAAAGATTCACGCATAGAAATGACTAGTATTCCGCGTGATTCTTATGTTCATATTGAAGATTCCGCCAAAGACATTGATAAATACACGAAAATTAACGCAGCTCATGCTTACGGTGGTCCAGAACTTACAATGAAAACCGTAGAAGAAGAATTTAAGATTCCAATTGATTATTATGTTCGTTTTGACTTTGATGCATTCTTAAAAATTGTGGATGCTTTAGACGGAATTGATGTAGATGTTCCAGTGGACTTCACTGAGCAAGATTCTAAAGACAACGCCGGTGCAATCACTCTAAAAAAAGGTCCTCAACACCTTAACGCTGAGCAAGCTTTAGCACTAGCTCGTACACGACACATCGATAGTGATATCGAACGTGGCAAACGTCAACAACTAATCATTAAATCTATTGTAAGCGAAGCAACATCCATTTCTTCTGTAAGCAAATATTCCGATATCATTGAAGTTGTTGGAGATAACATGAAAACCAACTTAACTTTCAATCAAATGCTTTCTATCGCAAAATATGGAATGACAAATAAAATTGATATTAAATCCCTTAACTTAAAAGGGGATAGCAACCCAATGGACGGTATTTATTACTACAAACTTGATGAAAGCTCTGTGCAAAGTATTTCGAATGAATTTGCTGATGAACTTGGAATTAAACAACCATTCCCTGGTGCAGCACCGTATTCAGACGAAAGTTCTAACACAACTAGCACTTCTAATTAA
- a CDS encoding glycosyltransferase family 4 protein, translated as MLIWSILISFAVGIIMVPIIRKFAFRINAVDTPRERHKHTKTTATLGGLAIFISFSVGMILAPIDKSGFLPIYFGALIIIATGFIDDIFDLSPKWKMLGQILAALCVTVWGDITINFINVPFYGQVDFGYFAIPLSIIWIVAIVNALNLIDGLDGLAGGISIIALMTIAGMALLLKDVFVAPVALILVAAVAAFLIYNFPPASIFMGDTGALFLGYMIAVLSLMGFKNVTFISLLVPLIILGVPLSDTFFAIVRRLKERIPISSADRSHIHHRLMALGFTEKQTVLLIYCMALLFSMTGFVFSFSTTWGAMLLLLLLIFSIEIIVEFIGLIGEDYRPILNLLQKIHRKRK; from the coding sequence TTGCTAATATGGAGTATATTGATTAGCTTTGCAGTTGGTATCATTATGGTGCCGATAATTAGGAAGTTTGCTTTCCGAATTAATGCGGTTGATACACCGCGTGAAAGACACAAACATACAAAAACTACAGCCACTTTAGGTGGATTAGCTATTTTTATAAGTTTTTCGGTAGGGATGATCTTAGCCCCAATAGATAAATCAGGTTTCTTGCCAATTTATTTCGGAGCATTAATTATTATTGCGACAGGCTTTATAGATGATATATTTGATTTATCACCAAAATGGAAAATGTTAGGACAGATTTTAGCTGCTCTTTGCGTAACTGTCTGGGGAGACATTACTATTAACTTTATTAACGTCCCATTCTACGGACAAGTAGATTTTGGGTATTTTGCGATTCCATTATCGATTATTTGGATTGTTGCAATTGTGAATGCGTTAAACTTAATTGATGGATTAGATGGTCTCGCTGGTGGTATTTCTATTATTGCTTTAATGACCATTGCAGGTATGGCTTTGCTTTTGAAAGATGTTTTTGTTGCGCCGGTTGCGTTAATTCTTGTAGCAGCAGTTGCGGCTTTCTTGATTTATAATTTCCCGCCTGCTAGTATTTTTATGGGAGACACTGGAGCGTTATTCCTTGGTTATATGATTGCTGTTTTATCACTTATGGGTTTTAAAAACGTTACTTTCATCTCATTGTTAGTACCACTTATTATTTTAGGTGTACCTTTGTCAGATACTTTTTTTGCTATTGTAAGAAGACTAAAAGAGCGGATACCGATATCTTCAGCGGATAGATCTCATATTCACCATAGGCTGATGGCGCTAGGATTTACAGAGAAACAGACGGTGTTACTAATCTACTGTATGGCATTACTATTCTCTATGACGGGCTTCGTATTTTCGTTTTCCACTACTTGGGGAGCAATGTTATTACTGTTATTATTAATTTTTAGTATTGAGATTATTGTTGAATTTATTGGGTTAATTGGTGAGGATTACCGACCAATCTTAAATTTACTTCAAAAAATACATCGAAAACGAAAATAA
- the menC gene encoding o-succinylbenzoate synthase, whose amino-acid sequence MYFQEARLIHAELPLIAPFKTSYGELNSKDFYIIELVNEEGIRGYGELEAFPLPDYTEETLGTAISIIKQHLLPILAQKEIRTPEEVNQMFSWIQGNEMAKAAVELAVWDAFAKNEKLSLAKMIGAKKDSITVGVSIGVQHSAEALVQLVSQYMDEGYERVKLKIAPKKDIQFVKAVREKFPNLSLMADANSAYNREDFLLLKELDHFNLEMIEQPFGTKDFVEHAWLQKKLKTRICLDENIRSLDDLKQAHMLGSCQAVNLKLARVGGMSEALKIARYCSDNNLLVWCGGMLEAGIGRAHNIALAARAEFTFPGDISASNRYFNEDIVSPAFVLNQGKLTVPTGQGVGVALDLDVLQKYTKSTERILLNKGWS is encoded by the coding sequence ATGTATTTTCAAGAAGCGAGACTAATTCATGCAGAACTTCCTCTTATTGCACCATTTAAAACAAGTTATGGTGAGCTAAACAGTAAAGATTTTTATATTATTGAGTTAGTGAATGAGGAGGGTATACGTGGTTATGGAGAGTTGGAAGCTTTTCCGTTACCTGACTATACAGAAGAGACTTTGGGCACTGCTATTTCTATTATTAAACAGCATTTGTTGCCAATCCTTGCGCAGAAAGAAATACGAACTCCTGAAGAGGTTAACCAGATGTTTAGCTGGATTCAAGGAAATGAAATGGCGAAAGCGGCTGTGGAGCTTGCTGTTTGGGATGCTTTTGCAAAAAATGAGAAGCTCTCATTAGCTAAAATGATTGGCGCAAAGAAGGACTCGATTACGGTTGGCGTGAGCATTGGTGTGCAGCATAGTGCGGAAGCGTTAGTCCAGTTAGTTAGTCAATATATGGATGAAGGCTACGAAAGAGTGAAGTTGAAAATCGCACCTAAGAAAGATATTCAATTTGTTAAAGCTGTTCGAGAAAAATTTCCTAATCTAAGCTTGATGGCTGATGCGAATTCAGCGTATAATAGAGAAGATTTCTTGTTGTTAAAAGAATTAGATCACTTTAATTTAGAAATGATTGAGCAACCATTTGGAACTAAGGATTTTGTGGAGCATGCTTGGTTGCAAAAAAAATTAAAAACGCGTATTTGTTTGGACGAGAATATTAGGTCATTAGATGATTTGAAACAGGCTCATATGTTAGGAAGTTGTCAGGCAGTTAATTTAAAATTAGCGCGCGTTGGTGGTATGTCTGAGGCTCTTAAGATAGCGAGGTATTGTAGCGATAATAATTTGCTTGTCTGGTGTGGCGGCATGCTTGAAGCTGGTATAGGTAGGGCTCACAATATTGCACTTGCTGCTAGAGCGGAATTTACTTTCCCAGGAGATATTTCTGCATCAAATCGTTATTTTAATGAAGATATTGTTTCGCCAGCATTTGTATTAAATCAAGGAAAACTCACTGTGCCAACTGGTCAAGGGGTTGGAGTTGCTTTAGATTTAGATGTGCTACAAAAATATACTAAATCAACAGAAAGAATTTTGCTAAATAAAGGATGGAGCTGA
- a CDS encoding WecB/TagA/CpsF family glycosyltransferase: MKKKEISILNIPFYNTTQAGFVEELYMAAKNGERRFVVTANPEIVMHARTDKEFEAILGQADYIVPDGIGIIMASEKLGEPLKERVTGYDTMVGLLNKPLSCYFLGAKPEISEVVEAKVREKFPQAVVCGVHHGYFDVLESEAIAKEILVAQPDVIFVALGSPAQEKWILSQIANFTKGIFIGVGGSFDVLTDSVKRAPKIWIKLRLEWVYRLLSNPSRWRRFFAIPQFMLVIRKERKRLKKGE; this comes from the coding sequence ATGAAAAAGAAGGAAATTTCAATTTTAAATATACCTTTCTATAATACGACGCAAGCAGGATTTGTGGAGGAGCTATACATGGCCGCGAAGAACGGGGAGCGTCGGTTTGTTGTAACGGCTAATCCAGAAATTGTTATGCATGCTCGTACTGATAAGGAGTTCGAAGCAATATTAGGGCAAGCTGATTATATTGTACCCGATGGTATTGGGATTATAATGGCTTCAGAAAAACTTGGAGAGCCTTTAAAGGAACGGGTTACTGGTTATGACACGATGGTTGGTCTATTAAATAAGCCACTAAGTTGTTATTTTTTAGGAGCAAAACCGGAAATTAGTGAGGTTGTAGAGGCCAAAGTGCGGGAAAAATTTCCACAGGCAGTTGTTTGTGGTGTTCATCATGGTTACTTTGATGTATTAGAAAGTGAAGCAATTGCTAAGGAAATACTCGTAGCACAACCAGATGTGATTTTTGTCGCTCTAGGTTCACCTGCTCAAGAAAAATGGATTTTGTCTCAGATTGCTAATTTTACTAAAGGCATTTTTATTGGTGTAGGTGGAAGTTTTGATGTCTTAACAGATAGTGTAAAGCGCGCGCCAAAAATATGGATAAAATTAAGGTTAGAATGGGTATACAGGCTCCTTTCTAATCCTTCAAGATGGAGACGTTTTTTTGCAATACCTCAATTTATGCTTGTTATTAGAAAAGAGCGCAAGCGTTTGAAAAAGGGTGAGTAA
- a CDS encoding resuscitation-promoting factor, whose translation MKKTVVAIAAGLIIAGSGSTQAFAAEYKVQDGDSLWKISNENNVSIKQLKEDNNLSSDIIFPNQTLQVNSSEKKSTTNNNSEYTVVAGDTLGHIAVDKGVTVNQLKSWNNLSSDLILVGQKLSIGNKASASESNASENNSTANNSANNKVTEQPKEEKAAPTTQKSTSSNEASSNSSSAQGNVSKELTVTATAYSKAEPGMGHMTATGIDLNDNSRVIAVDPSVIPLGSKVYVEGYGQAIAADTGGAIKGNKIDVHLNSVQEANNWGVKQVKVQILD comes from the coding sequence ATGAAGAAGACAGTAGTAGCCATTGCGGCTGGTTTAATTATTGCAGGATCTGGTTCAACTCAAGCTTTTGCAGCTGAGTATAAAGTGCAAGATGGTGATTCACTATGGAAAATATCAAATGAAAATAATGTCTCTATAAAACAATTGAAAGAAGATAACAATTTGAGTTCTGACATTATTTTTCCGAACCAAACATTGCAAGTAAATAGTAGTGAGAAAAAATCCACTACTAATAACAATTCTGAATACACAGTTGTTGCAGGAGATACACTTGGACATATCGCTGTTGATAAAGGTGTAACAGTTAATCAACTTAAATCGTGGAATAATCTTTCTTCAGATTTAATATTAGTAGGTCAAAAATTATCTATTGGTAATAAAGCTTCAGCAAGTGAAAGTAATGCTTCAGAAAACAATTCAACAGCAAATAATTCAGCCAATAATAAAGTAACAGAACAACCGAAAGAAGAAAAGGCGGCTCCAACAACTCAAAAATCAACTTCTTCTAATGAAGCATCTTCAAACAGTTCTTCAGCACAAGGTAATGTTTCAAAAGAGTTAACGGTAACTGCGACAGCATATAGTAAAGCTGAACCTGGCATGGGCCACATGACAGCGACAGGGATTGATTTAAATGATAATTCAAGAGTAATTGCAGTTGATCCATCTGTTATTCCTTTAGGTTCAAAAGTTTATGTTGAAGGATACGGACAAGCAATTGCAGCTGATACTGGTGGTGCAATTAAAGGTAATAAAATTGATGTACATTTAAACTCAGTACAAGAAGCTAACAACTGGGGCGTAAAACAAGTTAAAGTACAAATTTTAGATTAA
- a CDS encoding single-stranded DNA-binding protein, giving the protein MINQVTLVGRLTKEPELKWTAEDRAVLNLTLALNRFGKNKRVDNDADFIQCVIWGKRAEATAEFCAKGQLVGVVGELQSRNYLNKEEQKIYITEVLVHQIRYLSSRNKDERVVNIPQEEDE; this is encoded by the coding sequence ATGATTAATCAAGTAACTTTAGTAGGCAGATTAACTAAGGAACCAGAATTGAAATGGACCGCGGAAGACAGGGCTGTTTTGAATTTAACCTTGGCTTTAAATCGGTTTGGTAAAAATAAAAGAGTTGATAATGATGCTGACTTTATTCAATGTGTTATTTGGGGTAAAAGAGCAGAGGCCACTGCAGAGTTCTGTGCTAAAGGACAATTAGTAGGAGTAGTTGGCGAACTACAATCTCGGAATTATTTAAATAAAGAAGAACAGAAAATTTATATTACGGAAGTTTTAGTTCATCAGATTCGGTATTTATCAAGTCGAAATAAAGATGAAAGAGTAGTTAATATACCTCAAGAAGAGGATGAATGA
- the fabZ gene encoding 3-hydroxyacyl-ACP dehydratase FabZ, translating into MLDIKKIKEILPHRYPFLLVDRVISVEEGKKVTAIKNVTANEEFFNGHFPEYPVMPGVLIVEALAQTSGIAMMQSEANKGKIGLFAGIDGCRFKRQVVPGDQLLLEAEITRMRGAIAKAKVKATVEGDLVCEAEIMFALSDLPK; encoded by the coding sequence ATGTTAGATATTAAGAAAATCAAAGAGATTTTGCCTCATCGTTATCCATTTTTGTTAGTAGATAGAGTTATTTCTGTTGAAGAAGGCAAAAAAGTTACCGCTATTAAGAATGTAACAGCAAATGAAGAATTTTTTAACGGGCACTTTCCTGAGTATCCTGTAATGCCAGGAGTTTTAATAGTGGAAGCTCTAGCGCAAACTAGTGGAATTGCAATGATGCAGAGTGAAGCAAATAAAGGTAAAATTGGTTTATTTGCTGGAATTGATGGTTGCCGATTTAAACGTCAAGTTGTTCCGGGGGACCAACTCTTGCTTGAGGCTGAAATAACTCGGATGAGGGGCGCGATTGCAAAAGCAAAAGTCAAAGCAACTGTAGAAGGCGATTTGGTTTGTGAAGCTGAAATTATGTTTGCCTTATCAGACCTACCTAAATAA